Within the Gracilinema caldarium DSM 7334 genome, the region ATTCAAACTTTTTTGAGATCGAATCAACCTTTGGCTTAGTATCGTCATAGAGTTGATGCACGAGCTTGGCTGCAATCTGGGGGGAGATTTGCATGACCCCGCCACGGAGGGCCCGAATTGCAGCAATAAGCTCGGTGGGGGAAATATCCTTTAAAAGGTAACCGGAAGCTCCTTCTTTGAGGGCATCCCGGACATACTCATCCTCATCATAGGTGGAAAGCATAATGATTTTTGTATTAGGTAGATAGGACCTGAGCCTTTTTGTAGCTTCGACACCGTTCATAATGGGCATGTGGACGTCCATGAGGACCATGTCGGGAGCGCCCGAAGTTTTTGCCAGCTCCAGGGCAAGCTCTACCGCCTTTGATCCATTCTCTGCAAGTCCCACTACTACAATATCGGTAGCATAATTTTCAAGGAAGGTTTTAAGACTTTGGGCAAACAAAGGCTGGTCATCGACCAGCATAACTTTAATTTTTTCCATACCTACCTGCTCTTATGGGTATATGAACTAACACTTTAAAGCCTCCTTCTGGGGCATTGCCTGCTTTTATAGTTCCTCCAAGGTTTTTAATTCGTTCTTCCATCCCGGATAATCCTATGCCCTTCACGATATCTTTGGCCCCCAGACCATCATCCTGTACACTTAATTCTAGGTGGTCATCAACAATCCAGAAGTGGACCCACACATGACTTGCCCGGCCATGCCGCATGGCATTGGTCAGGGCTTCCTGCACTACCCGATAGACCGCCATATCAATCTCATCCCCAAAACTGGGGGGCATGTTTCCCGCTTCTATAGAGACCTGAATGCCAGTAACCCGTTCAAAGACGGACTTTATCTTATAAATAGCCGCAATACCCCGTTCACGGTGGGTGTCGCTGGCCCGCAGTTCCCGGAGGGCCCGTCGGGTTTCCTGGAGCCCTTCCTTGGCCTGAACCCGTACAGTGGTGTGTAATTCTGCCAGGGCCGCCGGGTCCCGGCCGCCCATACTGATGGCCGCATCCATGAGGGCGATGATATTGGTAAAAATATAGCCAGAAATGTCGTGTATTTCCCGGCTGATGCGGTTCCGTTCCCGGGTAATGGCTTCTTCATCGGCGGTACGGGCATAGCGCTGCAGGTCCTGGTTAAATTCGGACAACCGGTCAATGGTGACATCAAGATGGGATACCGTTTCCTGAGCCGCCTTTAGTTTATCCTGCAAAGCCCGAATAAAGGAAACCGAAAGCATGACTACGAAGAGAACCGCCACAAAGGTAATTTCTGAAGGTCCATCAATCTGGGGAATTGGAGAGGTAAGCATGGTTTCCCCAAGCAAGTGGCTTGGGTGCTGGAATATTGCAAATAGAACAAGGGCCGCAGAGCCGGCGATGCTATTGGCCGGCCAAAAAAGGTAGAGGCCGTTAAGGATAAAAAACGCGGCGGCCAGACACAGTTTGATGGTAAGGTAAGCTTCTATCGAATAACCGAGCAGTATGTAGGCAATGACTGCGCCGAGCCAGGCGAGTATTTTACCCGGCAAGGTTGTGGTTATGATCATTAATAATCCGGCGATACCTAAAAACAGGTAGGAGATGATGACCGTTGCCCAAAGATCAAAATTAAGTGCCGAGCCGGTGTTAAGAAAAAGAATAAGGCCAATACTGTACAGGAGGACCGCTATCAGTAATAGGGTAATCTGTACAGCACGGCACATTTATGAAAGCAGTCCCTTAATGATGAGGTCTGTAGCTTCATCTTCGGTGAGACCCCGGCTCAGGAGGGTTTCCAGCTGTTTGGAATCTACCGATCCGATGGCTGCCTCATGGGTTACATGGGCCCGATGGTCCTTCACGAATACTATGGGAATGGCCCTGGCTTGGGCTTCTCCCTGAACGATTTCTTTGCAATCCACATGGCCCCGGGAATAGGGAGCTTCGGCAATAATTTCGTTTTCTATTATCGCCTGGGCCTGTTCTTTCAGTGCGATGTGGCTCGTCAGAATCCCCACCGCATTTTCGCCTTTGAGCTGTACCGCTTCGCGGATATGGATAGCGTCGTTCAGTCTGCCATAGAGCCGGGCTTTCATATCCAGAACCGCATCCTTTTCGCAGTAGCCCTGATAATCGAGTTCAACCACCCCTGCCGCACCTTGAATCAGTTCAAACTCGGTGCTGTAGCGGGCGTTTTCATCGAGATACACAACTGTTTTAGGGACTATGGTTACCCCGCCCTTGGGGCCATGAATATGCCGCTCGAAATATGAAAGGGTTGCATTCTTTTGTAATTCGATCTTTGCGTCCATGAGGTGCTGAACATTTACCGCATTGGGAAAGGTACAATGGGCCATAAATTGGGCTTTTGCCCCCTCTTCTATCACCGTATGGGAGATAATTTTTTGCACCCCGTTGTCGGGAATTATGCCGAAGCAGAAATGGACAGGCTTTGCAATGACCGTGCCGGCACGGACACGGATTTCTACCCGGACGCCTTCGGCAAAACTTTCGGACGTTACCTCGAGTCCATCTACCAGGTGGGCGCCAAGCACTTCGTTGCCGTGTATTTCGATATGAGCCACGTCCGGGCCATAGTGATGTTGATTGATGGAAGCCAGCAGTTCCGCCAGCAGTTCTTCTTTTTCATTCGTTGCCATAGTTATTTCCTGTCAATATCGGGACAACCCACATGGGTACAGGGCGCACATTGTCCGTTAAAATAATCGAGCATCCTGTCCATGGGACCCTTGTCTACAATCTGGCCCGCACAGAGAAGAAATGCATGATCCGCCTGCTGAAGTACTTCACCGCTGTGGGTAATGAGGAGTACTGTGGTTCCTTCGGCCTTAAGTTCCCGAATGACCGTGAAGATATGCTGAATGGAGTCGATATCTACACCGCTGTCCGGTTCATCCATCAGGAGGAGCCGGGGTTTCATGGCATACACCGACGCCAGTTCGATCCGCTTCCGTTCGCCCCCCGAGAGGGTCTTGTCGACAGCCCGGGATCGATACCGATTGGGATCGAGTCCTACTACCCGAAGGGCCTCGTCCACCAGGACTAGTCGCTTTTCCCTGGCCCCTGCCAGAATAAAGTCAGGTACCGACAGTCCCTCGAATCGGGCAGGTTCCTGGAATACCAATGTAATACCAAGCCGGGCCCGTTCATCAACCGATAAGTTATTGATGAGCTCGCCGTTAAAGCGGATTTCCCCTTCGATATCCCGGTAGCCGGAGAGCCCCATAATGGTTTGGGCAAGGGTCGATTTACCGGCCCCGTTTGGACCGATTACTGCATGGACATAGCCCTGCCAGATATCCGCAGAAATATCATGCAGCAGGGGTCTGCCGTCTTTCACCAGAGACAAATTTCGAATTTCTAGTAAGTTCAACGATGGATTCCTTTCGGTAAAAGTATATCCACTTGACCCTTCTGGCGCTAGCCCCCCGCCTGCAGGGGTAATCCCAAGACAGCTTTTAGGAGGCCGTCGGCAAGCCGGCTAGCCCCCCACCTGTAGGGTGCATGGGTCTACGTTTTTCTAGGCATCTACTCCCAGCATGATTTTGAGGATCCAGCCCAGGGTAAAGGAGAATGCTGCTACCCCAAGACTGATAAAGGTCATTTCCCAGAACCGCTGTCTGAAATTGAGATCCTTGGCGACAGAGATATAGTAGTTAAACAGGAAAATAATCACCACTACAATAGCCAGGGTTATGGCAAGGCTGATGAACTTATAGGGTATGAGGAGGAAGGGCAGTATCATCAATATAACCGTAATAAAATAGGCAAGGCCGGTATAGAGGGCTGAACGGGCTGCCTTGGGGTCCCCCTCAGCTTTCGAGGAGAGGTAGTCCGATGCTGCCATGGAAAAAGCAGCAGAAATGCCGGTAACGAGCCCGGCCAGCGAAATAATTTTGGTATCCCCTAATGCGAGGGTAAAGCCTGCAAGGGCCCCAGTCAGCTCCACGAGGGCATCGTTAAGACCGAGTACAATGGAACCCACATATTGGAGGAGCTCCTCATCCAGCATAGCGAGGAGGCTTTTCTCATGGGCTGCCTCATCTTCGGCAATTTTTTTTACTTCTGGAAAGGCCGCTTCAATTTCAGCGTATTTACGGGAGGCGGTGCCTTCATTTTTTTCCATCCGTTTCAGGACGAAGGTAAGCCCTAAGATGCGGGCGAGCATTACGGTCCGCCAGACCTTGCCCCAGTTTGGTTCTACCTCTACACCGGTTTTGGTTTTCCAGAATTCAGCATGAGCCTTTTCGGCCTCACCAATGCTCCGCAGAACCTGAGCATTCTGTTCGTTTTTGGCAAGATCCGCCAGCTTGGTATAGACATGATATTCGGTAATTTCATTTCGCTGAGCTGCAAGTATTTGTTTTTTTAGAGCCTCGTCCATAGGTAAACTCCTTTGTACCAAATGTATAGACCTTTATAAATCTAAACTCGGGGCAAAACTCAGGCAACGTGTAGCTAAGCCCTACTAACTAAACCCTACGCAAGCTTATAACCGAAACGCCGCAGAAGGCCCTTCCGGTCAGCCTTATCCTGTTCCCCTTCTGTGCCCTTGGGGCTGGCTCCATCAATGACCCCCATAATGCCTCGGCCCTGGTCGCTGGTGGCTACCATTACCTGTACGGGGTTGGCGGTGGCACAATAAATCTGGCAAACCTCGGGGCAGGCTTTAATACGATCCAGTACATTGATGGGATAGGCGTTTTTCATGATGAGATAAAAGGTGTGCCCAGCGCCTACCGCGAGGGCACAGGCTTCGGCGGCCTTTACCAGCTCAGGGTCATTCCCCTCGGTTCGAACCAGGCAGGGACCAGAGGCTTCGTTAAAGGCGAGGCCATAGCGGACCCCCGGTACCGAACCGGCCATGATTTCCGCCAGGTCTTCCACGGTTTTAATAAAGTGAGACTGTCCGACCACAATATTAAGATCCTGTGGGACCGGCAGTTGGACCAGTTCAAACTCAAGCTTCATGGGAACCTCCTCTTATAACAGGGCGTCCAGATCCACCTCGCAGGCGGTACAGGGCATGGTGATACCCCAGTTTTCCAGAACCTGGGGGTGTACTTCACCAAAGACCCCGATACGCTGCCCTTTATATACAATACCTGCGGCTCGGCCTGGAATAAATCTGTTATCCACGACTTCTTCTACCTCGTATTCACGGGAAAGATAGTAGAACAGGGCCTGGAGTTGGCTTGCGACGGTATTAAAGTTAGCATCGGAAGCGGCATGGACAAAGCCCAGATGCTGCCGGGTTTTTACCCCATAGTTTTCTGAGGCATCCCGGTAAGCCACTTTGCCTACTTCAAAAATTTTATGGGGGAACACCGCATGGGCCGAAACAGATTCGGAAATCATGAGGGAAGCCAGCACCGAATCCCGGACATATTCATAGTTTTCAGTCATGGGATTGCTGATCCGGACGATCTGGGATCCATCCCGGCACATCTTTTCGATAAAATCCTTACCGGATCCGAGATAGTTGTAAATCATCTCCTGGTATCCAAGGCCGATCATCAGTTCCTTCACCTTGCGGGAGAACTGGGTGATGGGGGTAAGCCGTCCAATGGTAAAGTCCCGGGGTTTCAGGGGGGTAAAGGATGGCAGAGTTCGGCCGATCATGACATCCTCAACCACATCCGCCGCATGGAGGAAGTCGTTCCGGTATTCCGGCGGATAGACCCTGAGGCCCATCGTTTTTTCACTGGAACCAGCTTCGGTGTCCTCTGCCAGTTCAGCCCTACAGCCCATCCGTTGCAGGGCCGCTACACAGTCGGGGCCGCTTAAAGCTTCGCCGAGGAATTTTTCGATCCGTTTCAGGGAACAGAAGGTCGGTTTCTGGAAATAGTAGGGGAAGGTGAGGGTTCTGCCAAAGGGGGTGTCATAGGGGTATTCGACGGTGACCGGATGGACCGTATAGCCCATATCTGCGAAGTCGCAGGCAGTCATGTTGACTGCCAGGGTAAGGGACTCGAGGTCCGTACCGGTCATTTCCACAAAGAGTTCCGAATCACCTACTTCCACAGCCCCAATCCGGGCACTGTTGATAACCGGCGGGAACGAGAGGGTTTCCCCCGCAGCATCGGTGAGATAGGGGAACTTTTTATAGGATGAAACAATGTAGCCGTACTCCTGGCCTTTGGGGTGTTTTTCACAGATTTCTTGGAGGGACAGTTTTTCATCCATCCCAAGGGGGATGAATCTGGTCGTGTCAGGGTCAGCAGCGGTATATTGAACCGGCCACTTGATTAAGCTGGTCCGGTATACCCCCATGGCGATAGACCGGCGTTTGCGGCCAAAATTCCAGCATAGCTTTTCCTGGGTCTGGATAATATCCTTAAGGCGGCTGTCATCAATGGCTTTTCCGCTGACCACATAGGCTGCGATATAGGGCCGGATATCTTTCAGGGCAGGGGCCACAACAACACGGTACTGTTTCGATTCCTGAACAGCGCCGGGCCGGGAAAAGAAGGTATAGGCGGGGATACCGCTGCCACTGTGGATCCGTAATTGTCGGGCCACCCCTGCAGTAGACCAGAGGTCAGGTCGGTTTGTATCATTCAGCTCGATTTTTAAAACCCGCTCGGCTTCCGGCTGGGTTTTATCAGAGTCTTCGTCCAATTCTGCCTTGGCACAGGTCAGAGCTTCCTCAAAGGCATCCCGATCGAGCCAGCGTTTGCCCACCAGGCTGTAAAAAAGTTGTTCATTCACTTCTATCTTTGGCATGCTGCTTACTCCATTCCATACTTGCGTTAGGCTCGAGGGGCAGGATAAGTCTCTGCTCCTCGGCCGTCATTTATTGGGCCGAGCGGGCCCCTTCCTTGGCACGTCTCAGTCGGACATTTTCGATATCGTAGCTAAAGAGTTCCCGCAGGTCATTGAGGCCCAGAGCCATGAGGGCCATGCGGTCAATGCCGATACCCCAGGCGGCAACGGGGACATCGACGCCGAGGGCTTTGGTTACTTCGGGCCTGAAAATTCCGGAACCGCCCAACTCAAACCATCCCAGCACGGGATGCTTGATATGAACCTCTACGGAAGGTTCGGTGAAGGGGAAGTAGCCCGGCACATATTTTACTTCCTTGGCTCCGGCTACCTCGACGGCAAACATTTCAAGGAATCCCAGGAGGGTTCTGAGGTTAACCTCTTCTCCAAGAACAATCCCTTCAGTTTGATAGAAGTCAGACAGGTGGGTTGCATCGACCCGGTCATAACGGAAACAGCGGACAATGCCAAAATACTTGCCAGGCACCTTGGCTTTAGGAAGCTGTCGGGC harbors:
- a CDS encoding response regulator, which produces MEKIKVMLVDDQPLFAQSLKTFLENYATDIVVVGLAENGSKAVELALELAKTSGAPDMVLMDVHMPIMNGVEATKRLRSYLPNTKIIMLSTYDEDEYVRDALKEGASGYLLKDISPTELIAAIRALRGGVMQISPQIAAKLVHQLYDDTKPKVDSISKKFEWFNTLTKREREIFTLIATGLDNEGIAKKLNIAEQTVRNHVSVIYSKLGVKDRFEIIQLANEIRYHN
- a CDS encoding sensor histidine kinase; the encoded protein is MCRAVQITLLLIAVLLYSIGLILFLNTGSALNFDLWATVIISYLFLGIAGLLMIITTTLPGKILAWLGAVIAYILLGYSIEAYLTIKLCLAAAFFILNGLYLFWPANSIAGSAALVLFAIFQHPSHLLGETMLTSPIPQIDGPSEITFVAVLFVVMLSVSFIRALQDKLKAAQETVSHLDVTIDRLSEFNQDLQRYARTADEEAITRERNRISREIHDISGYIFTNIIALMDAAISMGGRDPAALAELHTTVRVQAKEGLQETRRALRELRASDTHRERGIAAIYKIKSVFERVTGIQVSIEAGNMPPSFGDEIDMAVYRVVQEALTNAMRHGRASHVWVHFWIVDDHLELSVQDDGLGAKDIVKGIGLSGMEERIKNLGGTIKAGNAPEGGFKVLVHIPIRAGRYGKN
- a CDS encoding SufB/SufD family protein, which gives rise to MATNEKEELLAELLASINQHHYGPDVAHIEIHGNEVLGAHLVDGLEVTSESFAEGVRVEIRVRAGTVIAKPVHFCFGIIPDNGVQKIISHTVIEEGAKAQFMAHCTFPNAVNVQHLMDAKIELQKNATLSYFERHIHGPKGGVTIVPKTVVYLDENARYSTEFELIQGAAGVVELDYQGYCEKDAVLDMKARLYGRLNDAIHIREAVQLKGENAVGILTSHIALKEQAQAIIENEIIAEAPYSRGHVDCKEIVQGEAQARAIPIVFVKDHRAHVTHEAAIGSVDSKQLETLLSRGLTEDEATDLIIKGLLS
- a CDS encoding ATP-binding cassette domain-containing protein codes for the protein MNLLEIRNLSLVKDGRPLLHDISADIWQGYVHAVIGPNGAGKSTLAQTIMGLSGYRDIEGEIRFNGELINNLSVDERARLGITLVFQEPARFEGLSVPDFILAGAREKRLVLVDEALRVVGLDPNRYRSRAVDKTLSGGERKRIELASVYAMKPRLLLMDEPDSGVDIDSIQHIFTVIRELKAEGTTVLLITHSGEVLQQADHAFLLCAGQIVDKGPMDRMLDYFNGQCAPCTHVGCPDIDRK
- a CDS encoding VIT1/CCC1 transporter family protein codes for the protein MDEALKKQILAAQRNEITEYHVYTKLADLAKNEQNAQVLRSIGEAEKAHAEFWKTKTGVEVEPNWGKVWRTVMLARILGLTFVLKRMEKNEGTASRKYAEIEAAFPEVKKIAEDEAAHEKSLLAMLDEELLQYVGSIVLGLNDALVELTGALAGFTLALGDTKIISLAGLVTGISAAFSMAASDYLSSKAEGDPKAARSALYTGLAYFITVILMILPFLLIPYKFISLAITLAIVVVIIFLFNYYISVAKDLNFRQRFWEMTFISLGVAAFSFTLGWILKIMLGVDA
- a CDS encoding adenosine-specific kinase, which produces MKLEFELVQLPVPQDLNIVVGQSHFIKTVEDLAEIMAGSVPGVRYGLAFNEASGPCLVRTEGNDPELVKAAEACALAVGAGHTFYLIMKNAYPINVLDRIKACPEVCQIYCATANPVQVMVATSDQGRGIMGVIDGASPKGTEGEQDKADRKGLLRRFGYKLA
- the pheT gene encoding phenylalanine--tRNA ligase subunit beta, which gives rise to MPKIEVNEQLFYSLVGKRWLDRDAFEEALTCAKAELDEDSDKTQPEAERVLKIELNDTNRPDLWSTAGVARQLRIHSGSGIPAYTFFSRPGAVQESKQYRVVVAPALKDIRPYIAAYVVSGKAIDDSRLKDIIQTQEKLCWNFGRKRRSIAMGVYRTSLIKWPVQYTAADPDTTRFIPLGMDEKLSLQEICEKHPKGQEYGYIVSSYKKFPYLTDAAGETLSFPPVINSARIGAVEVGDSELFVEMTGTDLESLTLAVNMTACDFADMGYTVHPVTVEYPYDTPFGRTLTFPYYFQKPTFCSLKRIEKFLGEALSGPDCVAALQRMGCRAELAEDTEAGSSEKTMGLRVYPPEYRNDFLHAADVVEDVMIGRTLPSFTPLKPRDFTIGRLTPITQFSRKVKELMIGLGYQEMIYNYLGSGKDFIEKMCRDGSQIVRISNPMTENYEYVRDSVLASLMISESVSAHAVFPHKIFEVGKVAYRDASENYGVKTRQHLGFVHAASDANFNTVASQLQALFYYLSREYEVEEVVDNRFIPGRAAGIVYKGQRIGVFGEVHPQVLENWGITMPCTACEVDLDALL